The Salinibacterium sp. M195 genome includes a window with the following:
- the pheA gene encoding prephenate dehydratase — MTSTPSTAPVSYSYLGPAGTFTEAALKQVPAAAGAHWKSVNNVGEALDDVTSGRSVAAMIAIENSVEGGVSATQDALTNVPGLRIIGEYLVPVNFVLVTRPGTALTDVKVINAHPVAYAQTRRWLDANLPSHGYVPASSNVAAAATLLDTELADAAVAPPGITEHYALDVVASEIGNNQNAVTRFVLVSSRTELPEPTGADKTSIIVELPDDAPGRLLEMLEQFATRGVNMSLIESRPIGDSLGRYRFVIDLEGHILDDRVADALLGLKRFSPNVIFLGSYPRADKLATNVTPRYGNEVFAEAREWLRKITSS, encoded by the coding sequence ATGACTTCGACGCCGAGCACCGCCCCTGTGAGCTACAGCTATCTGGGGCCAGCCGGAACGTTTACCGAGGCTGCGCTCAAGCAGGTTCCGGCTGCAGCCGGTGCGCACTGGAAGAGTGTCAACAACGTCGGCGAAGCGCTTGACGACGTAACCAGCGGCCGCAGCGTTGCTGCGATGATCGCGATTGAGAACTCCGTTGAGGGCGGCGTCAGCGCGACGCAGGATGCACTCACCAACGTTCCCGGCCTCCGCATCATCGGTGAATATTTGGTGCCGGTGAATTTCGTCCTCGTCACTCGGCCGGGCACAGCGCTCACCGACGTGAAGGTCATTAACGCTCATCCGGTTGCCTATGCCCAGACGCGTCGCTGGCTAGACGCCAACCTGCCGAGCCACGGCTACGTGCCAGCAAGTTCTAATGTTGCCGCCGCCGCAACCCTCCTCGACACCGAATTAGCGGATGCCGCAGTGGCCCCGCCCGGCATCACCGAGCATTACGCGCTCGATGTTGTGGCCTCAGAGATTGGCAACAACCAGAACGCGGTCACCCGTTTCGTGCTGGTGAGTTCGCGCACAGAGCTGCCAGAGCCCACCGGCGCCGACAAGACGAGCATCATCGTCGAGCTGCCAGATGACGCTCCGGGTCGACTGCTGGAAATGCTCGAACAGTTCGCCACCCGCGGAGTCAACATGAGTCTTATCGAGTCGCGACCGATTGGCGATTCCCTCGGACGGTACCGTTTCGTCATCGACCTCGAGGGCCACATCCTCGACGATCGAGTAGCGGACGCGTTACTGGGGCTCAAACGTTTCAGCCCCAACGTCATCTTTTTGGGTAGCTACCCGCGGGCAGACAAACTCGCTACCAACGTCACACCGCGGTACGGAAATGAAGTTTTCGCTGAAGCGCGCGAATGGCTGCGGAAGATTACTTCGAGCTAG
- a CDS encoding M15 family metallopeptidase, translated as MSDSPPPVSGGSKRRLLIISATGIVLIATAAIASFVALEPTPEPVVTALPTPSATPTPTPTPTPTPTFNKAQFSNDDVASLWVVANKLRPLNPVDYEPNLVFVDVPYAYEPYLTPDAAAGAVEMFAAFTAETGLGMRSQSTYRSYWAQERVYGGWVSSLGQEQADLESARPGHSEHQTGLSIDVSASPANCSLEQCFAATPQAQWLAENGWKHGFTLRYPEGKTDITGYAYEPWHMRYVGKELAAELHSTGIQTLEEFFGLPAAPTYG; from the coding sequence GTGTCTGATTCTCCTCCCCCTGTTTCCGGCGGATCTAAGCGCCGACTGCTCATCATTTCTGCCACCGGTATTGTGCTGATTGCCACCGCCGCTATAGCTTCGTTCGTTGCTCTCGAGCCGACTCCCGAGCCTGTCGTCACGGCTTTGCCCACACCGAGTGCAACTCCGACACCGACTCCGACGCCAACTCCGACCCCCACGTTCAACAAGGCGCAGTTCTCAAACGATGACGTGGCCAGCCTCTGGGTCGTCGCCAACAAGTTGCGTCCGTTGAATCCGGTCGATTACGAACCCAACCTCGTATTTGTTGATGTTCCGTATGCCTATGAGCCCTACCTGACCCCGGACGCGGCTGCCGGTGCTGTCGAGATGTTCGCGGCGTTCACCGCCGAGACCGGCTTGGGGATGCGATCGCAGAGCACCTATCGAAGCTATTGGGCGCAGGAACGCGTCTATGGCGGATGGGTTTCGAGTCTGGGGCAAGAGCAAGCAGACCTTGAGAGCGCACGCCCTGGCCACAGCGAGCATCAGACGGGTCTCTCGATTGACGTGAGTGCATCGCCGGCGAATTGCAGCCTGGAGCAGTGTTTTGCTGCTACCCCGCAGGCACAGTGGTTGGCCGAGAACGGCTGGAAGCATGGCTTCACTCTGCGGTACCCGGAGGGTAAAACCGACATCACCGGTTACGCGTACGAGCCGTGGCACATGCGTTACGTCGGCAAAGAGCTTGCTGCAGAATTGCACAGCACGGGCATCCAGACGCTCGAAGAGTTCTTTGGCCTGCCTGCCGCGCCGACCTACGGCTAG
- a CDS encoding diacylglycerol kinase family protein yields the protein MPSPRISKPKVAVVYNPMKVDLARLKKMVAAASKAADWATPLWFSTTIKDGGQGVTGSAIRRGATVVIAAGGDGTVRAVAEALRGSGVAMAVVPAGTGNLLARNLDLPTGNLRDSIDIAFNGVDRKLDLGMVEIVRNDDSHEEHAFLVMAGLGLDAKMIKNTSTKLKKAVGWLAYVDGIARSIPELRPVRLRYSVDGAPNRSLSAHTVIIGNCGALPGGLLLMPEAQPDDGILDMAALVPRGRFGWLNIWNKIAWENGVLRKSVIGRRIIDLSKDVRDVRYATGHDLNMIVESPEEFQLDGDEFGLAKSVHAWVDPLSLVVRVPQVHTKASKAHPIAAKASSK from the coding sequence GTGCCCTCCCCTCGAATCTCGAAGCCTAAAGTTGCGGTTGTTTACAACCCCATGAAGGTTGATCTTGCGCGTCTAAAAAAGATGGTTGCCGCAGCCTCTAAGGCTGCCGACTGGGCTACGCCGCTCTGGTTTTCCACGACGATTAAAGATGGCGGCCAAGGTGTTACCGGCAGCGCGATTCGTCGCGGAGCTACCGTTGTCATCGCGGCAGGCGGCGATGGCACTGTTCGCGCGGTTGCCGAGGCTTTGCGTGGCAGCGGTGTCGCGATGGCTGTTGTGCCCGCCGGCACGGGCAATCTGCTCGCCCGTAATCTGGACCTGCCAACAGGTAACCTCCGCGACAGTATCGATATCGCGTTCAACGGGGTCGACCGCAAACTCGATCTGGGCATGGTGGAAATTGTGCGCAACGACGATAGCCACGAGGAGCACGCATTCTTGGTTATGGCAGGTCTTGGGCTTGACGCAAAGATGATCAAGAACACGAGCACGAAGTTGAAGAAGGCGGTTGGCTGGCTGGCCTACGTTGATGGCATTGCCCGCTCCATTCCCGAGTTGCGACCAGTTCGGCTGCGCTACAGCGTCGATGGCGCTCCCAATCGATCTCTCAGCGCCCACACCGTAATAATCGGCAACTGCGGTGCGCTTCCCGGCGGTCTGCTATTGATGCCGGAAGCCCAGCCTGATGACGGCATTCTCGACATGGCGGCACTCGTTCCGCGCGGCCGTTTCGGCTGGCTCAATATTTGGAACAAGATCGCCTGGGAGAATGGCGTCCTCCGCAAAAGCGTCATTGGTCGCCGCATCATCGACCTCTCGAAAGACGTGCGTGACGTGCGCTACGCCACCGGGCACGACCTCAATATGATCGTGGAAAGCCCCGAAGAGTTCCAGCTAGACGGCGACGAGTTTGGCCTTGCCAAGTCAGTACATGCGTGGGTCGATCCGCTCTCGCTCGTCGTTCGCGTGCCTCAGGTCCACACAAAGGCGTCGAAGGCGCATCCGATCGCGGCGAAGGCTAGCTCGAAGTAA
- a CDS encoding GNAT family N-acetyltransferase, protein MASEVIHDPAMHRYELLVDGVQAGLADYQLRDGTIVFVHTEIDPKFRGQGLGSELARGTLNLVRAESETRVVAQCEFIDQFITDNPEYRSLLNR, encoded by the coding sequence ATGGCCAGCGAAGTTATCCACGACCCCGCAATGCACCGCTACGAGTTGCTTGTTGACGGCGTTCAAGCGGGCCTCGCTGATTACCAGTTGCGCGATGGCACGATCGTTTTTGTCCACACCGAGATTGATCCCAAATTCCGCGGTCAAGGACTCGGCAGCGAGCTCGCTCGTGGCACCCTCAACCTCGTGCGCGCCGAAAGCGAGACCCGGGTGGTTGCCCAGTGCGAGTTCATCGATCAATTCATCACGGACAACCCCGAGTACCGCAGCTTATTGAATCGCTAG
- a CDS encoding HAD family hydrolase — MTTAAQDDRWMIALDIDGTVLLESGEMNEPVIAAVTRVRDAGHEVMLATGRSVAMTLPILQKLGLKPEYVVCSNGAITLKRDPLGEGGYTREFVEMFNPKEVLTSIKKHLGSANYAVEDQTGKFFVDGKFPDGALGAVSEDVSFDELVKVQATRVVVISPQHQVEDFLAVVEQMGLHKVSYNVGWTAWLDIAPDGVNKSTALENVRSRLGISRTRVFAMGDGRNDIDMLEWAARHGRGVAMGQAPDDVLAVANQVTESDVNDGAALALTMFLDALPAS; from the coding sequence GTGACAACCGCAGCACAGGATGACCGCTGGATGATCGCGCTCGACATTGACGGCACTGTGTTGCTTGAGTCGGGTGAGATGAACGAGCCTGTTATCGCCGCCGTCACGAGGGTCCGCGATGCGGGCCACGAAGTGATGTTGGCCACCGGGCGCTCTGTGGCGATGACTCTGCCGATTCTGCAGAAGTTGGGTCTCAAGCCCGAGTACGTTGTCTGCTCCAACGGCGCGATCACGCTCAAGCGTGACCCGCTCGGTGAGGGCGGCTACACCCGCGAATTCGTGGAGATGTTCAACCCTAAAGAGGTCTTGACGAGCATCAAGAAGCACTTGGGTTCGGCGAACTATGCGGTCGAAGACCAGACGGGCAAGTTCTTTGTCGATGGAAAGTTTCCTGATGGAGCGCTCGGCGCCGTCAGCGAAGATGTCTCCTTCGACGAGCTCGTTAAGGTGCAGGCCACTCGCGTTGTCGTGATTTCTCCGCAACACCAGGTTGAGGATTTTCTCGCCGTTGTCGAGCAGATGGGGCTCCACAAGGTCAGCTACAACGTCGGCTGGACCGCGTGGCTCGACATCGCGCCCGATGGGGTAAACAAGTCGACGGCGCTCGAGAATGTGCGGTCGCGCCTCGGCATCTCGCGCACCCGTGTGTTCGCGATGGGTGATGGCCGCAACGACATCGACATGCTCGAATGGGCTGCTCGTCATGGTCGAGGCGTTGCGATGGGCCAGGCTCCGGATGACGTTCTTGCCGTCGCCAACCAGGTCACCGAAAGTGATGTCAACGATGGGGCAGCGCTCGCGCTCACAATGTTCTTGGATGCGCTCCCGGCTTCATAG
- the serS gene encoding serine--tRNA ligase, which yields MIDPQILRENPEAVRQSQIARGASVQLVDDAIAADQKRRASIGEFESLRAEQNSFGKKVAQAPSDEKKALVAEAQKLSARVKAAQLVSTEAEAEFTRIVGALGNIAVEGVPVGGEDDWELVREVGTPATFDFEPRDHADIGEILGAIDIPRGVKVAGSRFYFLKGVGARLEIGLMNMALDRAIAGDFIPLITPTLVRPEMMAGTGFLGEHADEIYHLPADDLYLTGTSEVALAGYHSDEILDLSKGPLRYAGWSTCYRREAGSAGKDNRGILRVHQFNKLEMFSYVLPENAQAEHERLLAFQESMLQACELSYRVIDVAGGDLGSSAARKYDIEAWVPTQGTYRELTSTSNCTTYQARRLDIRYRTESGKTAPVATLNGTLATTRWLVAILETHQQPDGSVVVPQALRPYLGGLEILEPIA from the coding sequence GTGATTGACCCCCAAATTCTTAGAGAAAACCCTGAAGCCGTACGGCAATCGCAAATCGCCCGCGGAGCCTCAGTTCAGTTGGTCGACGACGCTATTGCCGCCGACCAGAAGCGTCGCGCCAGCATCGGCGAGTTCGAGTCGCTTCGGGCTGAACAAAACAGCTTCGGTAAGAAGGTTGCTCAGGCGCCATCCGACGAGAAGAAGGCGCTCGTTGCGGAAGCTCAAAAGCTCTCGGCTCGTGTCAAAGCTGCTCAGCTGGTCTCGACCGAAGCTGAGGCAGAGTTCACTCGCATCGTTGGTGCACTTGGCAATATCGCAGTCGAAGGCGTTCCGGTTGGCGGAGAGGATGACTGGGAGCTCGTGCGCGAAGTCGGCACCCCCGCAACATTCGACTTTGAACCTCGTGACCACGCAGACATTGGCGAAATCCTCGGAGCGATCGACATTCCCCGTGGAGTGAAGGTCGCGGGCAGCCGTTTCTACTTCCTCAAGGGCGTTGGCGCGCGACTCGAAATTGGCCTCATGAACATGGCGCTTGATCGTGCCATCGCTGGCGACTTCATCCCTCTCATTACTCCGACGCTAGTGCGGCCAGAGATGATGGCGGGCACCGGCTTCCTTGGCGAGCATGCAGACGAGATTTACCACCTTCCCGCCGATGATCTCTACCTCACCGGCACGAGTGAAGTCGCGCTCGCCGGGTATCACTCCGACGAGATTCTCGACCTCTCGAAGGGCCCACTCCGCTACGCCGGTTGGTCGACCTGCTACCGCCGCGAAGCAGGGTCCGCAGGCAAAGACAACCGCGGAATCCTGCGAGTGCACCAGTTCAACAAGCTCGAAATGTTCAGCTATGTGCTGCCGGAGAATGCCCAGGCTGAGCATGAGCGGCTGCTGGCATTCCAGGAATCAATGCTGCAAGCCTGCGAGCTCAGCTACCGGGTGATCGATGTTGCCGGTGGCGACCTCGGCTCCAGCGCTGCTCGCAAGTACGACATTGAGGCCTGGGTCCCCACGCAGGGCACCTACCGCGAGCTCACGTCGACCTCCAACTGCACGACCTATCAGGCACGCAGGCTCGACATCCGCTATCGCACCGAATCGGGAAAGACCGCGCCGGTCGCGACCCTCAACGGAACTCTGGCAACCACCCGCTGGCTGGTTGCCATTCTCGAAACACACCAACAGCCCGACGGGTCAGTCGTGGTGCCACAAGCACTGCGTCCGTACCTTGGCGGACTCGAAATATTGGAGCCAATCGCGTGA
- a CDS encoding ABC transporter substrate-binding protein, protein MTASCAGTGGPASPESSGLGDIPKGTQGTVRILMENVPDTDIVMDLVDDFNAEYPDITVDIESLTFDQMRDKLVSSFQAPDPTYDLIVVDNPWMVDFADAGFLEPLDERIASTTDYNADDFFTPLVDITKVDGTTYGVPFYNYALGYLYNSDDLAAASLSVPTTLDELVSTSQALTSDDKSGIAMQPQRGYKIFEEWANWLFAAGGSIYDEEGNPTLDTPEAKAALEAYIDVYSNSAPSNSLSWAFDEAFRSVSSGQSASMISYNWNLPALNDPEGAAGSLAGKFKLAPMPGGKQVLGSWSWAIPSNSAASDAAWAFTSWVTSQDVDIDRVISGGAAIRSSTLEDPGVLTDGFGSDYYDAVKQILSDAAPLSAGANGEEMIQAVGTELNEAVAGTKSVDDALAAAQAAVVKIQG, encoded by the coding sequence ATGACGGCTTCGTGCGCTGGCACCGGCGGGCCGGCCAGCCCCGAGTCATCAGGACTCGGTGATATTCCCAAAGGCACCCAAGGTACCGTTCGCATCCTGATGGAGAACGTGCCAGACACTGACATCGTCATGGACCTCGTTGACGACTTTAACGCTGAGTATCCCGACATCACTGTCGATATCGAGTCACTCACCTTCGACCAGATGCGCGACAAGTTGGTCTCGTCCTTCCAAGCGCCGGACCCCACCTACGATCTAATCGTGGTCGACAACCCTTGGATGGTCGACTTCGCTGACGCAGGATTCTTGGAGCCGCTTGACGAGCGAATCGCCTCCACTACTGATTACAACGCCGACGACTTTTTCACGCCTCTTGTCGACATCACGAAGGTTGATGGAACCACCTACGGTGTTCCGTTTTATAATTACGCGCTGGGTTATCTATACAATTCTGACGACCTAGCTGCTGCCTCCCTTTCCGTTCCAACAACTCTCGACGAACTCGTGAGCACGTCACAGGCGTTGACGTCTGACGACAAATCTGGGATTGCAATGCAGCCTCAACGTGGATACAAGATATTCGAGGAATGGGCGAATTGGCTATTTGCAGCCGGCGGATCGATTTACGATGAAGAGGGAAACCCAACGCTCGATACCCCGGAGGCGAAGGCCGCTCTGGAGGCCTACATCGATGTCTATTCGAACTCTGCACCCTCGAATAGCTTGAGCTGGGCATTTGACGAAGCATTCCGCTCTGTCTCTAGCGGCCAGTCAGCATCGATGATCAGTTACAACTGGAACCTTCCCGCTCTCAACGACCCAGAGGGAGCCGCTGGTTCGCTCGCTGGAAAGTTTAAGCTCGCTCCCATGCCAGGTGGAAAGCAAGTTCTCGGCTCGTGGTCGTGGGCAATCCCATCGAACTCGGCAGCCTCAGACGCCGCGTGGGCTTTTACCTCGTGGGTTACGTCGCAGGACGTCGATATCGACCGCGTCATTAGTGGTGGCGCTGCGATTCGCTCCAGCACTCTAGAAGATCCCGGAGTGCTCACCGACGGGTTTGGGTCCGACTACTATGACGCGGTCAAGCAGATCCTTTCAGACGCTGCGCCATTGAGCGCAGGAGCAAACGGTGAAGAAATGATCCAGGCGGTGGGAACTGAGCTCAACGAAGCTGTGGCCGGGACTAAGTCCGTGGACGACGCACTTGCTGCGGCGCAAGCGGCTGTCGTAAAGATCCAGGGATAG
- a CDS encoding DeoR/GlpR family DNA-binding transcription regulator translates to MTPVWFDVEMAAKKRRAIIEERVKIQGEIDFATLSEEFGVSEMTIRRDIEALEASGVVRRVVGGAIAVIGKSSEPPFEARVADAAEGKTHIAEAVVALLEPHETVILDSGSTVLAVARAIKGKQLGLTIVTPSLLVALELADEPDTTILLAGGLLRPGELSLIGLDAEETFAQYNCDVYVMGVAGVDAARGITEYHRGEGSVKKAAMRAADRVIVVVDEHKLGRVQLMNVAPLAAVDTLVTDGDFGNPTLVAARDLGVKVLSVSTGPTTSLGKE, encoded by the coding sequence ATGACACCTGTGTGGTTTGATGTAGAAATGGCAGCGAAGAAGCGCAGAGCGATAATCGAAGAGCGCGTGAAGATCCAAGGCGAGATCGACTTCGCTACGCTCTCTGAAGAATTTGGCGTGTCCGAGATGACCATTCGCCGCGATATCGAGGCATTGGAGGCTTCCGGTGTGGTGCGCCGTGTGGTTGGGGGTGCGATCGCGGTCATCGGGAAATCTTCTGAGCCGCCGTTTGAGGCAAGAGTTGCCGACGCTGCTGAAGGCAAGACGCATATCGCCGAAGCTGTGGTTGCCCTGCTCGAGCCCCACGAGACAGTAATCCTCGACAGCGGCAGCACAGTTTTGGCCGTCGCAAGAGCGATCAAGGGTAAACAGCTTGGACTGACAATAGTCACTCCAAGTTTGCTCGTGGCACTTGAGCTTGCCGACGAGCCTGACACGACAATCTTGCTCGCTGGAGGCCTCTTGAGGCCGGGAGAGCTTAGCTTGATCGGCCTCGATGCCGAAGAGACTTTCGCTCAGTACAACTGTGACGTCTACGTAATGGGCGTCGCAGGGGTCGATGCGGCACGCGGTATCACGGAATATCACCGCGGTGAGGGCAGCGTAAAGAAGGCTGCAATGCGGGCAGCAGATCGAGTGATTGTCGTGGTCGACGAGCACAAACTCGGCCGAGTTCAACTTATGAATGTGGCCCCGCTCGCCGCGGTTGACACGCTGGTTACAGATGGCGACTTCGGCAATCCGACGCTCGTTGCTGCTCGCGATCTTGGGGTCAAAGTGCTCTCAGTTTCCACAGGACCAACTACGAGTTTGGGTAAAGAGTGA
- a CDS encoding SDR family NAD(P)-dependent oxidoreductase: protein MSNTKTVVVTGAGSGIGRTIAQVLAERGWQVVVSDINVEAAAATVGTLAVAHNQRHESAELDVTDPIAAATVADSIADRLGLDAWVSNAGISFMQKFLEVSVEQFDKTLAINLKGVFVCGQAAARAMARTGVAGTIVNTASMAGKQGKVPYLSDYVASKFGVIGLTQAMAFELAEHGIRVNSVCPGYVATPMQARELSWEAELRGTSPEAVRAMWVDDTPLARLEEPEDVAKVVAFLLSDDAAFMTGEALAINGGAYMD from the coding sequence ATGAGCAACACTAAGACCGTAGTAGTCACCGGAGCGGGTTCGGGAATTGGGCGAACCATCGCTCAGGTTCTTGCCGAGCGAGGATGGCAAGTTGTCGTATCTGATATCAACGTCGAGGCAGCGGCGGCCACCGTTGGCACGCTTGCTGTCGCTCACAATCAGCGTCACGAATCCGCTGAGCTCGATGTGACTGACCCAATAGCCGCTGCGACTGTCGCTGACAGCATTGCTGATCGGCTGGGCTTGGACGCATGGGTAAGCAACGCTGGAATTTCGTTTATGCAAAAGTTCCTAGAAGTCTCCGTAGAGCAGTTCGACAAGACTCTCGCTATTAATCTCAAGGGAGTTTTTGTGTGCGGGCAGGCTGCCGCCCGCGCGATGGCGCGTACAGGCGTGGCTGGCACGATCGTCAACACCGCCTCGATGGCTGGGAAGCAAGGCAAGGTTCCCTATCTCTCGGATTACGTCGCTTCGAAGTTTGGAGTCATCGGGCTCACACAGGCGATGGCATTCGAACTAGCAGAACACGGAATCCGAGTGAACTCTGTGTGCCCCGGCTACGTCGCGACGCCGATGCAGGCTCGCGAACTTTCGTGGGAAGCAGAGCTTCGAGGGACTTCACCCGAAGCGGTGCGAGCGATGTGGGTAGATGACACGCCACTTGCGCGTCTTGAAGAACCAGAGGATGTAGCCAAGGTCGTGGCGTTTTTGCTCAGCGACGATGCAGCGTTCATGACCGGTGAAGCGCTCGCTATCAATGGCGGTGCCTACATGGACTGA
- a CDS encoding FGGY-family carbohydrate kinase: MTKYTIGIDIGTTGTKTVLFDVEHGIVAQASREATLHSDRAGFAEADTQQWYSNVVDSIREILLTSGVAPERIVAISTSGMVPAVVPIDVQGAPLRRAILQNDARATSEIDRLAKKLADVDLVAITGSALTQQSVAPTIEWLRLHEPELWAQTASIVGSYDWLLIALGAQRHVERNWALESGLFTMDGEPVEQVVAAVNIDRDILPSILSSGDQAGTLSAHAAIATGLRAGTALIVGGADHVLSAFAAGVETEGDWLVKLGGAGDILVASDRPLVDPRLYLDAHPVPGRWLPNGCMATSGSLIRWYQSIVGGESLLTLDAEAESRPPADVLCLPYFLGEKSPLHDPDLRGTFAGLHLGHNRADLYRSVLEAIAFGFRHHVEVFQEAGLTLGRASITNGGSKSTLWKQIHSEVLGVEMFPIVDHPGASLGAALIAAVGVGALDGWSSTSKFIISGEPVVPDQEHIKRYDEAYHEWRELGLAIAPISQSIARRTRA; the protein is encoded by the coding sequence GTGACAAAATACACAATCGGTATAGACATCGGGACTACCGGGACAAAGACTGTCTTGTTCGACGTCGAGCATGGCATTGTCGCCCAGGCATCGCGTGAAGCAACTCTGCATTCAGATCGGGCAGGCTTCGCCGAGGCAGACACTCAGCAGTGGTATTCGAATGTTGTAGATTCCATCCGAGAAATCCTGCTCACTTCAGGTGTCGCGCCCGAAAGAATCGTGGCGATATCCACCTCAGGGATGGTTCCTGCCGTGGTGCCAATCGACGTTCAAGGTGCCCCTCTTCGCCGAGCGATTTTGCAGAACGATGCTAGAGCAACTTCTGAAATCGACCGACTGGCCAAGAAGCTCGCTGACGTAGATCTCGTGGCGATCACGGGGTCTGCTCTTACGCAGCAATCAGTGGCCCCAACGATCGAATGGCTTCGCTTGCATGAACCTGAGCTTTGGGCGCAAACAGCAAGCATCGTCGGCTCGTACGACTGGCTGCTGATCGCGCTTGGTGCTCAACGGCATGTGGAACGAAATTGGGCGCTTGAATCAGGGCTCTTCACTATGGATGGTGAACCAGTAGAGCAGGTAGTGGCTGCCGTCAATATCGACCGAGACATACTTCCGTCAATCTTGAGCTCCGGAGACCAGGCCGGCACGCTGAGCGCGCACGCCGCAATTGCGACTGGTTTGCGAGCGGGTACTGCCCTCATCGTCGGCGGCGCTGATCACGTGCTGTCCGCATTCGCCGCCGGCGTTGAAACGGAAGGCGACTGGTTGGTAAAGCTCGGCGGTGCTGGCGACATCCTTGTTGCGAGTGATCGACCACTTGTGGACCCCCGTCTTTATCTCGATGCGCATCCGGTTCCTGGTCGTTGGCTTCCCAACGGGTGTATGGCTACGAGTGGCAGCCTCATTCGCTGGTATCAATCAATTGTTGGTGGTGAGAGTCTGCTCACCTTAGACGCGGAGGCAGAAAGCCGCCCGCCCGCTGACGTTCTCTGCCTCCCCTACTTTCTCGGCGAGAAAAGTCCGCTACATGACCCCGACCTGAGAGGGACCTTTGCCGGGCTCCATCTCGGCCACAATCGCGCTGACCTCTACCGCTCGGTCCTCGAAGCAATCGCATTCGGCTTTAGGCACCACGTTGAAGTTTTTCAAGAAGCGGGCCTCACTCTTGGACGCGCGTCCATCACAAACGGCGGAAGTAAATCCACGCTCTGGAAACAGATCCATTCTGAGGTTTTAGGTGTTGAGATGTTTCCCATTGTTGACCATCCTGGCGCGTCGCTCGGAGCCGCCCTCATCGCGGCGGTCGGCGTAGGAGCGCTCGATGGCTGGAGTAGCACCTCGAAATTCATCATCAGTGGCGAGCCGGTCGTACCAGATCAGGAGCACATCAAGCGATACGACGAGGCTTACCACGAGTGGCGAGAACTCGGCCTCGCAATAGCCCCCATTTCGCAATCCATCGCAAGGAGAACACGAGCATGA
- a CDS encoding BtpA/SgcQ family protein, translated as MTSWLSSVFQVDKPVIAMLHLSALPGDPGFDSAAGVRAVVERAKSELDSLQAGGVDGIMISNEFSLPYLTSTEPITAITMARVIGELLDDITVPYGVNVLWDGRASIDLAVATGAQYVREIFTGVYASDFGLWNTNIGEVARHRARVGGKDVKLFFNIVPESAKYLADRDLKSITETTVFATLPDAICVSGLTAGAATDVQALTTVKAAAGKVPVFVNTGVRAHNVGEQLSVADGAIVGTYFKVDGVFENRADQSRVEELMSAAREFRATLS; from the coding sequence ATGACCTCCTGGCTCAGTTCCGTATTCCAAGTAGACAAACCAGTGATCGCGATGCTGCACCTCTCTGCGCTTCCTGGCGACCCCGGCTTCGACTCAGCCGCTGGTGTACGCGCCGTCGTCGAGCGAGCCAAGTCGGAGCTCGATTCACTTCAAGCGGGCGGCGTCGATGGAATCATGATTTCGAACGAGTTCAGCCTTCCGTACCTGACTTCGACCGAACCAATTACTGCAATCACCATGGCGCGAGTTATTGGCGAGTTGCTCGATGACATCACTGTTCCCTACGGAGTGAACGTGTTGTGGGATGGCCGGGCCTCCATCGACCTAGCCGTGGCAACTGGCGCGCAGTATGTTCGCGAGATCTTCACGGGCGTCTACGCAAGCGACTTCGGCCTTTGGAACACAAATATTGGCGAAGTCGCGCGTCACCGTGCCCGTGTCGGCGGCAAAGACGTGAAACTATTCTTCAATATCGTGCCCGAGTCTGCGAAGTACCTCGCGGACCGGGACTTGAAGTCAATTACCGAAACGACGGTGTTCGCCACTCTTCCTGATGCTATCTGTGTTTCAGGCCTAACCGCGGGAGCAGCAACCGATGTGCAAGCTCTCACCACAGTCAAGGCCGCCGCGGGTAAGGTCCCAGTGTTTGTCAACACCGGCGTGCGCGCTCACAACGTTGGAGAGCAGTTATCGGTAGCGGATGGCGCTATCGTGGGGACCTACTTCAAGGTAGATGGAGTGTTCGAGAATCGTGCCGACCAGTCACGCGTTGAAGAGCTCATGAGCGCAGCGCGCGAGTTTCGCGCGACCTTGAGCTGA